DNA from Ovis aries strain OAR_USU_Benz2616 breed Rambouillet chromosome 15, ARS-UI_Ramb_v3.0, whole genome shotgun sequence:
ctgccacataacgttgagcagagttccaggtgctgtatagtaggatttggttggttatccattctaaatatagcagtgtgtgtatgtccatCCCCAGTTCCCTAACAATCCCTTTCCCTCATCTTTTCCCCAGGCCATGCAATCATAATgagttccttctctaagtctgtgagtgtgtttctgttctgtaaaaaagttcatttgtatcatttctttttggattctGCCTATAAGAGGGATACTTCTTCACCTCGACCCAACTTCATAGTCTTTGTTTAGTTTCTAACCTGAATATCATTTCTTCAGGGATGCTTTTCCTGACCTGCCCAGAAGGGTTATAGACTCTCATATCACTTTGTATACTTCCCAGTACTTATCACTGTTGTGTTGAATACTTTTGAGTAATCACTAGGCTAACATCTTGCCTCTGTCATGTTCTGAGTTTTTCTGCAGAGCTGGGCTTCAGCAATGTGTTAAGCTGTTAAGTCTCTTGGTTCATCTTACGACAAACTTGGTCTCTGGCTGGATTAACAGTGCAGTTGGTGGCCAAACAGTAGATAGAGCAGATTTAATTGTTAATACTGTACCTCAAACACAACTCTTGGAATTTCAGGTAACACAGGAAGAAGGACAGCAGTTAGCACGGCAGCTTAAGGTAACATACATGGAGGCGTCAGCAAAGATTAGGATGAATGTAGATCAAGCTTTCCATGAACTTGTCCGGGTTATAAGGTAAGCAGAACACATACTAGAAGTTTGTGTTAATTTATTGAATTTGATGGGTAGTCAtgctgtgctttttaaaataattaactggGGGGAAAAATCACCGTTAAATGTTTTTAGTAAGAAGGAGGAAATTGTAGGAGTGATTCTCGGAATCATTTTGACATAGTATGTTAAAAACTTGAATTATGTGCATATTCTAGTTGTTTCCGAAAAGCCTAATTTTATTGTGTTGAAGTAGAGTACACGTAGATTTTGAAAAGAATCAGTGCAGCTTCCAAAGGCAGAGGTGGTGTGAAGGTAGGGAGGACAGCACCTCACCCTTGAATGGTGACCTTTGTCAGATCCTGTGCTAAGTAAGTGCTTAGTGTGCATTACTGCAGGTAACCCCAACCACAGCCCAATAATGCCTGCACTCCGAGATGAGAAAAcaggtacagagaggttaaatgactggAGCATAttaaaatggcagagctgggactgaaaTCTAGGTCTCTGATTCCAGAGCCTGTGTGTGCTCTTAGCTTTACTTCTCACCCGTTCCCCCCTGGCTATAAGGAAACCAGGCCTTAAGGGTTCAACAATCCCACAGGACACAAGTGTGATATCCACACTTCATAGAGGCGTTCTGTTAGCTGGCCTAGGGGGCCCCTGTGATTCAGAAAGTGTTAATGGGTTCCAGGAAACTTGAGGTGGTGAGTGAGATAGGCTGGAGTTGGTGTGTGTGAGAAAAGAGTGAGTTGCTCTAATGGGCGGGGTTTGGTTGGTTTGCTGGTTTGGCCCCTACTTCACGCTCTTTCTTAGGTCTGCTGGTTTCTCTGGTAGTTAGTTTGACAAGTATATGGACCTAGTTCCTGTTAGTTGTACATCTGAGGTGAATTGACATCTGAGCTATGGGcttctattgtatttttttttttaagcccctTTTCAAGACATTCTCTTTGTGGGGTGGAAAAGAAGTGaagattgtctttttgtttttttagtaatttgttaaaacacaaattctgttattttttaaggaatgtagagtttcagtttctcaAGTTAGAAAAGATTTGAGAAGTGAATAGTgatgtacaacattgtgaatatatGTAAAGCCACTACCCTGTACACTTAAGAATGGTTAAGATGataatttttatgtgtattttaccatatgaaccagtgcttaaaaaaattttttttttattgctttttttgaGATATTTTGTCCTTGGTTTTGATTCTCAGAATTGATCCATATTTATCAGTCAGTCAGGAGTGAGGAGGGGGTATAGGAGACTTTTTTTGTGCCAGAGACTGTTAGACATTTGAACATAAGCAAAAATCTTCAATCCTCATAGCAAACTGTGATAGGTAGGGTTTTATTATCCCTCCTAAAATAACACAGCTCAGAgaggaaactgctgctgctaagtcactccagtcgtgtccgactctgtgcgaccccatagacggcagcccaccaggctcctccgtctctgggattctccaggcaagaacactggagtgggttgccatttccttctccaatgcatgaaagtgaaaagtgaaagtgaagtagctcagttgtgtccgactctttgcgaccccatggactacagcctaccaggctcttccatccatgggattctccaggcaagagtagtggagtggggtgccattgccctctccgagaGAGGAAACTAACTTCTCTAATACAGACTTGTAGCTACAAAGTGGCAGAGCCGAGATAGGAATGGCATACCTCATAAGGGCAGATACTCTATTGATAGGTGTTTCTTCCTGAGGATACCTTGGAGTCATGGAATTTCAAACTGGGAAGGGAACTTAGAGGTTGTTGAGTTCAGCATCTCACCTAATTGAAGACTTGCCCATAAACAAAGCTCAGACAAGTTTGCTTATGCATTTGTGTATCCCTGCCCCCAATGATTGGCTTTGATTCCCTTGTTGAAATGTAACACTGACATGCAAGTGCACGAAAAACAGATTGGTCCAACAGTAACCTGCATGTGTAGCGATATATTACCAAAATACAATTATCTGTAGATTTTTCTGTCTTACAGGAAATTTCAAGAGCAGGAATGTCCTCCTTCACCAGAACCAACacggaaagaaaaagacaagaaaggctGCCATTGTGTCATTTTCTAAGAATCCCTTGAATTTTAGCTACCAACTGCCAGAAAAGCCCtcatcttctcctcctctccttaCAGTTTACATCACGTTGGTACCTTTCTAGCCTTAGATAAATGATCACCGTGGTAGCCTTAGACCAAGAAGCTGGCTAATCCTTTCCATGAAGCTAATCCAATGGTCATTTCAAGACAGATTTAATGGAAACACTAAGGCTGCTTCAAAGAATTATCTGattcctttaaaatgtatatctgtatacacagacacattctgttttttaaagcttACTTTTAATAGGGATGAATCAGTTTTGGAATCTAAGCTGTTTGCCAAGCTGAAGTCATGGGTTGTGAAATAACTTTTAACTTCTGGAATCATATTGCCTACTGTTACTCTAAATAGAAACATAgggagttttttaaaatgtgaatttttgcCTATCTCTAAAAATTTTGATGTCAACTTTAGTTAACCTTAAATACACTGAATTGAATCCACAAACGTGAGACATCTCAGACCTTTCCTGATGCTATAGCCTTTGTTTTCCAGTGGCCAAAATACCAAAATGCCTATTGTATTTATAGGTTAAAAACTGCGTGTAAAGCCTTTGCTATTACTCCTACTCTTAAAGATAATATTCTGTGTGGCCAAATATTTGGACTCATTCTGGACTTAGGCCTTTCACTGTTCTTGgtattttaatttaactttttcaCAGCCATGTtgagagtaaaaataaataatttctgtcTGTCTTCCTTTTCACGTATTTCTGGATAAgggattcaaaaaactaaaactgtttttgtttgtaATATAAAATATGGAATTGATCTTTCCAGGGTCAGAGATGATTAATGTTTTGCTATATActtttatacattattttcttaTCAAACTAGTTAACaagtatttttatatgtttgtaaGCAAATATGCTTTCACAGCATACCTTGTGTATATGTAAAGATAAGTATTTAATTCTCACTGTTCACTTTTAactgacaaagagaaaaaaaaagtgaaaactacAAAAACTGTGGTAGAATCCTACGTGCTGTTCTGGTCCTGGTTGTACCCACCTCTGGCCAGTCACATAGCTACTTAAGAAACCTTCCCAATAGAGTACAACAGGATGAGAATCTGAAATCACTTCCAATATCCCCTACTAGATATTGACTGTTCTATCAAGTAGTAAGTGGTAAAACTTTTAACTGACAAGTAGTATAACTGTGGCTGACttctgactttgttttttaattctgtgGATTGTGTTTAAACAATTCAAAAGTTTGTTCCTGATTTTGAGATACTAAGTGGTATTGCACAGTTGTCACTTTATTGAATGTGTACAACAGTTTCATGAAGTTTATAAAGCGTACCCTTGTATAGCTTCAGGTGCTAGAATTAAAATTGATCTGTTATCACAAGATGATGCTTGAATGACTTGTTATTTTGGTGGTTTGTTGGAGGAAACTTATTTGTAGTTCTATGCTGTTTCCCTCAGATTTGAATCTAAGAGCAGTACTGGTTATTTAGCAGGTGAACTTGAAGTGAAATGGAATCTTGTGTTTTAGTGTTCTGGtgatttcctgaatattttcttaAGTTATTGTTTCTCAAATTTTTTCTGTGAAGTGCTCCTGATAGATGTAGAGAAGAGAGGAAggtaaatacatacacatacaccctCTCTGAAGAAGCAAAGCACACAAATTTGTTTGAATGCCAATTACAATTACTACAGCAtttattctgtgggttttgatgCTATAGTACTATCTCATATCCTTGTTAATACTTTCAagttggggaatttttttttatttatcatttgtagCTTCAGATAGTAAGAGACTGTCTATACAACATTCATATTTAGTGggaagtcttttattttattctgagtaAATGCTTGGTAGCAAAGCGGCCTGGATGTTAAATTTGATTATctcaatttacttttttttttttcctctctgtgctTCACTTGGATGCCTTTTACTCCTATATATTCAAGTTCCCTACCTTTTCTCCTGCAGTTGTTCAATCTGCTGGTCAATCCCATccaatgaatttttcatttcagaccttacagtttttcttccttctgtagacctgtttttttttttttgtttgtttgtttgtttaaatatatcttctgtttctttcctccttatgtttatgtatttttcttatccAGCCCCTCTCAGCTGAGTTCCTAGAGAATTGAGTCTAATGCCTTGCCTGTGGTATGTGGTGAATTAACTTCTCTTCTGTGCATCTGGAATGGTTCTAGCTGTGTACCATTTTTGAGATAATTGAGAAAATAATCCCTCAAATAACTTTTTTATAGTGCTTAATTCTCTTGCAGAACCCTGTTTGAGGAAGGCTGCTTTGAATAGTTGAACATAGTTATAATAGCTGTGTGATATCCTTCTCCACTgatcatctttttaatttttgaatctctttctgttcactggttttttcctgtagttatgGTCTCACTTTCTTGCTTCTTCGCATTAAAGTTTTTATTAGATGCTGGACATTATGGATTTTATGTTGTTGGGTGCCTAGATTTTGTTGCCTTCATTAAAGATTGTTGGGCTTTGTCCTGGTTGCTGCTTAATTTATGTGTAGTTCAGTTTGATCCTTTCAAGTCGTGTTTTTTAAGCTTCGTGCAGTCTCAGGTAGCTTTTTTTCCCGGATAGCTTAGCTCTGCGACTAAGGTGTGGTCCTTGAGGGGTCTCTACTGAGTGCTCTGTATAATCAGCGAAGACCCTCCAGTTTAGCTTGTGGGAAGTCAGACAATTCCTAGCCACACATGAGCTCTTGTCCCAGCTCCTGGGTCATTCTTTCCCTAGCCTCGTGGAGTTTTACCTTATAcatgcaaatattaatatttaacaaaGACTCGTTGACCCGCTGCATATTTTTGgagctcttttttttctctctcccctccagaAGTTTGTCCTGCAGCTTTCAGCTGCTTCAAACTTCCTGATCTCCAGTGTCTGTCTTTTCAGCTCAGGGAAACATTTGTGCCCTGCTTGGAATCCGCTACCCCCTCTGCAATCTGGAATGTGCCTCTAGGCAGAAAGCCAGGACAATCTTAAAGCTTAGTTTATTTGTTTCCCTTCCATCAGGGATTGTAGTCCTGTGCTGCCTGGTGTATGTTTGAAAACAGTTGTTTCACATATTTACTCAGGTTTTCTGATTGTCTAAGGTCGGAGGGTAAGATTTGGTTCATGCTATTCCATGACTGAAAGATGaggtctttcccattttatttccaTCATATAATCAGAGGTGCCTTATAGCCATAAATCTATGACTTGAAATCTTCTCACAAAGAGTGACCAGCCTCATGGTGCGAATAGTGCTTGTCTGTGTGGTCATTCTTTTCCCTCTCTAGCCAGGAGGCTGGCAAACTTTATCTGTGAAGCATCAGTTAGTAAATATCATTGTGGGGGTTGCAAGCCATGTGTTGTTTGTCCCAGAcactcaactctgccactgcAGCACCGAAGCAGCCATAAGCAATCTGTAAATGAAAgaatgtggctgtgttccaatgaaACCTCATttgtggacactgaaatttgtacttcatatcattttcatttatcatgaaatattttttatttaaaaaaattcatctaAATTGTAAAAATCATTCTGTACAGATGGCAGACTGGATATGATCTGTGGCCCATGGTTTGCCAATCCTGCTCTCTGAACACATTTAACATCTGAGATTACATTCCCAACTTTAGAAGCTCTTAAGTATGTAGAAATTCTTTCAAACAGGATTTCCTGAATTAACAGTCATGAGTTTCTGCCCTAGGAATTTTCTCCCTATATTTTTTGCTTGGGGCTTTACAATGTTCTATAGTTGGACATTATGGCCTATTGACATACCTCTTACATTGAGGATTCCCTGTATTTGGAGCTGCAGAGTTTTGTAACATAGATTGGTCTTTTACTTTATCCTTTGACTATTAAAATTCAGTGTAACAAAGTTATATATACTTGAGTTCTAATTTGTTCCTCTTCTAGCTTTTCATCACcacttgttaatttatttttcccattcctATACATAGTGATGCCATTGAACAAATAACTGGCAGGTAAATAGAGGATTATAAAATGATAGGTTTTCATATCACTTGAACACTTATGGGTACTTAACCAGTGACTGCTTATGAAGTTTCAAAGTACTTGtacttttagggggaaaaaaaaatggcattttaattaaaaaaaaacttttattatagttgatttacaatgatgtgttactTTCAGCTATATAGTGAAGGCATTcaattttacatatattcattcttttttagattcttttctcacagCGCTTATCAGaggatattgagtagagttcccagtgccgtgcagtaggtccttgttggttatctgtcttaaatatagtaatgtgtatatgttcatcccaggctcctgatttatccctcctgtgtttctcctttggtaactatTAGTTAGTTTTTGAAATCTGTAcgtttgcttctgttttgtaaataagttcatttgtatcattaaaaaaaaattggattccgcatgagtgatatcatatgatatttgtctttgtctgatttacttcactggtaggctacggtccatggggtcagaaagagtctgacacgaccaaGCAAGTTCATTCACTATCTGCAAT
Protein-coding regions in this window:
- the RRAS2 gene encoding ras-related protein R-Ras2 isoform X2, with product MREQYMRTGEGFLLVFSVTDRGSFEEIYKFQRQILRVKDRDEFPMILIGNKADLDHQRQVTQEEGQQLARQLKVTYMEASAKIRMNVDQAFHELVRVIRKFQEQECPPSPEPTRKEKDKKGCHCVIF